From one Ammospiza nelsoni isolate bAmmNel1 chromosome 14, bAmmNel1.pri, whole genome shotgun sequence genomic stretch:
- the CCPG1 gene encoding cell cycle progression protein 1 isoform X3 — MSENSSDSDSSCGWTVINHEGSDIETVTSENGSTNDNHEFVSEEYVSLQEEEQAIDEEQAQCNNDEEIPAVDNTLSGFEETQTVPEENKEKVPDDGSCIGTISDDSDIVTLEAPKPEETQSQEEAPADGEEAQSSEDFNMGSSSSSQYAFSHVETVSWLEKLWKIPDCVRGWGNEVKEHVSRSLPFQVFSSQASPEESSSDESSSQGSPAVRKRRPRRRGVSGSEPEGAAPAPAEPEAEPARDEQQQQRQFGSGLNRCIVLALVIAISMGFGHFYGKPEGTVQIQKRQQLVAKTRELKDLKDDLYQCQQEQGDQVHHKGGSLKGDLGTCLTFTEVEKKSFDSQKKSLAAENQHLRESLEKEEKALASLQEELRKLRQQIRNLEDKGSSTESIVIENQKLREHLEEEKQRNSNFLRQKETLFAEAQMLRRELDKERHVTEALKKELEQLSSRQTPESADDDDDETLRENQEIETLRGRLAELEKKLNFEQQRSDLWEKLYVEAKDQSEKQEIYESGQKKGAKGQSKSRKKSKETFFGSVKETFDAMKNSTKEFVRHHKEKIKQAKEAVKENLKKFSDSVKSTFRHFKDTTKNIFDEKEKSSSDKRYEASKKARTFYRDHNSYENLKHMHYRGPHMPKESRSGRKHHFTTYEKDSDSQKCLNDHLCNRKHQFALKGCSGIFECAHQEFLSLFNRVSDPIRVDEFNRLMRKYLQQVVHNFHHWRELENFINKFFHNGLFIHDQMLFTDFVNDVKDYLEDMKEYQSNNEKVFEDLDKYVYRYYFHYDNSPQYGPSRPKRPFTQTENSRHEKQAQKYQHRNKREGKPARKRSTYPV, encoded by the exons atgtctgaaaattCCAGTGACAGTGATTCGTCTTGCGGCTGGACTGTCATCAATCACGAG GGTTCTGACATAGAGACAGTGACCTCGGAAAATGGAAGCACAAATGACAACCATGAGTTTGTTTCAGAAGAATATGTTTCCTTGCAAGAAGAGGAGCAGGCAATTGATGAGGAGCAAG CTCAGTGCAACAATGATGAAGAGATCCCAGCAGTAGATAATACTCTGTCTGGTTTTGAGGAGACTCAGACAGTTCCAGAG gaaaataaagaaaaagttcCTGATGATGGCTCCTGCATTGGAACTATTAGTGATGATTCTGACATTGTTACACTTGAAGCTCCAAAACCAGAAGAAACTCAGAGTCAGGAGGAAGCTCCTGCTGATGGTGAAGAAGCTCAGAGTTCAGAGGATTTTAACATGGGTTCCTCCTCTAGCAGTCAGTATGCATTTTCCCATGTAGAAACTG TCAGTTggctggagaagctgtggaagATTCCTGATTGTGTAAGGGGATGGGGAAATGAGGTGAAAGAGCATGTATCTCGCAGTCTTCCTTTTCAAG TGTTCTCGTCGCAGGCCAGCCCCGAGGAGTCGAGCAGCgatgagagcagcagccagggcagcccggccGTGCGCAAGCGGCGCCCGCGGCGGCGGGGGGTGTCGGGCTCCGAGCCCGAGGgggcggcaccggcaccggccgAGCCCGAGGCGGAGCCGGCCCGGgacgagcagcagcagcagcggcagtTCGGCAGCGGCCTCAACAGGTGCATCGTCCTGGCGCTGGTGATCGCCATCAGCATGGGCTTCGGACACTTCTACG gtAAACCTGAAG GTACAGTGCAGATCCAGAAacggcagcagctggtggcaAAGACACGTGAATTAAAGGATCTGAAAGATGACCTTTACCAGTGCCAACAAGAGCAAGGAGATCAAGTGCACCACAAAGGGGGG tCACTCAAGGGAGATCTTGGCACGTGTTTGACCTTTACTGAGGTGGAGAAGAAATCCTTTgattctcaaaaaaaaagtcttgcgGCAGAAAATCAGCACCTAAGAGAATCTctagagaaagaagaaaaagctttgGCCTCACTTCAGGAAGAATTAAGGAAGCTAAGACAACAAATTAGAAACTTAGAAGATAAAGGTAGTAGCACTGAATCTATTGTAATAGAAAATCAGAAACTAAGGGAGCATTtggaagaggaaaagcaaaggaacaGCAATTTTCTCAGGCAAAAGGAAACACTCTTTGCAGAGGCACAGATGCTAAGGCGAGAACTGGACAAGGAACGTCATGTTACAGAAGCTCTGAAGAAAGAACTGGAACAGTTAAGTTCTCGTCAAACACCTGAGAGtgctgatgatgatgatgatgagacTTTAAGAGAAAATCAAGAAATAGAAACTCTGCGAGGAAGACTGGCAGAACTGGAAAAGAAGCTGAACTTTGAGCAACAACGCTCTGACTTATGGGAGAAGCTGTATGTTGAAGCAAAAGACCAAtctgaaaaacaagaaatttATGAAAGTGGACAGAAGAAAGGTGCTAAAGGGCAAAGTAAGAGTAGAAAGAAATCAAAGGAGACATTTTTTGGTTCAGTGAAAGAAACTTTTGATGCTATGAAAAATTCCACAAAAGAGTTTGTAAGACACCATAAAGAAAAGATTAAGCAGGCTAAAGAAGCAGTgaaagaaaacttgaaaaaattctctgattctgtaaAGTCTACATTCAGACACTTCAAAGATACCACAAAAAACATCTTTGATGAAAAAGAGAAGTCATCAAGTGACAAAAGATATGAGGCAAGCAAGAAAGCTCGAACTTTTTACCGAGACCATAACTCCTACGAGAATCTGAAGCACATGCATTACAGGGGACCTCACATGCCCAAAGAATCCAGAAGTGGAAGGAAACATCATTTTACAACATATGAAAAAGATTCAGATTCCCAGAAATGTCTCAATGATCATTTGTGTAATAGAAAACATCAGTTTGCCCTAAAGGGCTGCTCTGGTATTTTTGAATGTGCTCATCAAGAATTCCTTAGTCTCTTTAACAGAGTTTCAGATCCCATCAGGGTGGATGAATTTAACCGGCTAATGAGAAAGTATTTGCAGCAAGTTGTGCATAACTTTCATCACTGGAGAGAGCTAGAAAATTTCATCAATAAGTTTTTTCATAATGGATTGTTTATACATGACCAGATGCTGTTCACTGATTTTGTTAATGATGTCAAGGATTACCTGGAAGATATGAAGGAATACCAAAGTAATAATGAGAAGGTTTTTGAGGATTTGGACAAATACGTCTACAGATACTACTTCCATTATGATAATTCACCCCAGTATGGACCCAG TCGACCTAAAAGACCTTTTACACAAACTGAGAATTCCAGACATGAAAAACAAGCTCAGAAGTACCAACACCGTAATAAAAGAGAAG GAAAGCCTGCTAGAAAAAGAAGCACTTATCCTGTTTGA
- the CCPG1 gene encoding cell cycle progression protein 1 isoform X1, with product MSENSSDSDSSCGWTVINHEGSDIETVTSENGSTNDNHEFVSEEYVSLQEEEQAIDEEQAQCNNDEEIPAVDNTLSGFEETQTVPEENKEKVPDDGSCIGTISDDSDIVTLEAPKPEETQSQEEAPADGEEAQSSEDFNMGSSSSSQYAFSHVETVSWLEKLWKIPDCVRGWGNEVKEHVSRSLPFQVFSSQASPEESSSDESSSQGSPAVRKRRPRRRGVSGSEPEGAAPAPAEPEAEPARDEQQQQRQFGSGLNRCIVLALVIAISMGFGHFYGKPEGTVQIQKRQQLVAKTRELKDLKDDLYQCQQEQGDQVHHKGGSLKGDLGTCLTFTEVEKKSFDSQKKSLAAENQHLRESLEKEEKALASLQEELRKLRQQIRNLEDKGSSTESIVIENQKLREHLEEEKQRNSNFLRQKETLFAEAQMLRRELDKERHVTEALKKELEQLSSRQTPESADDDDDETLRENQEIETLRGRLAELEKKLNFEQQRSDLWEKLYVEAKDQSEKQEIYESGQKKGAKGQSKSRKKSKETFFGSVKETFDAMKNSTKEFVRHHKEKIKQAKEAVKENLKKFSDSVKSTFRHFKDTTKNIFDEKEKSSSDKRYEASKKARTFYRDHNSYENLKHMHYRGPHMPKESRSGRKHHFTTYEKDSDSQKCLNDHLCNRKHQFALKGCSGIFECAHQEFLSLFNRVSDPIRVDEFNRLMRKYLQQVVHNFHHWRELENFINKFFHNGLFIHDQMLFTDFVNDVKDYLEDMKEYQSNNEKVFEDLDKYVYRYYFHYDNSPQYGPSRPKRPFTQTENSRHEKQAQKYQHRNKREGKWHKHGRTNGRHMANLEIELGQLPFDPKY from the exons atgtctgaaaattCCAGTGACAGTGATTCGTCTTGCGGCTGGACTGTCATCAATCACGAG GGTTCTGACATAGAGACAGTGACCTCGGAAAATGGAAGCACAAATGACAACCATGAGTTTGTTTCAGAAGAATATGTTTCCTTGCAAGAAGAGGAGCAGGCAATTGATGAGGAGCAAG CTCAGTGCAACAATGATGAAGAGATCCCAGCAGTAGATAATACTCTGTCTGGTTTTGAGGAGACTCAGACAGTTCCAGAG gaaaataaagaaaaagttcCTGATGATGGCTCCTGCATTGGAACTATTAGTGATGATTCTGACATTGTTACACTTGAAGCTCCAAAACCAGAAGAAACTCAGAGTCAGGAGGAAGCTCCTGCTGATGGTGAAGAAGCTCAGAGTTCAGAGGATTTTAACATGGGTTCCTCCTCTAGCAGTCAGTATGCATTTTCCCATGTAGAAACTG TCAGTTggctggagaagctgtggaagATTCCTGATTGTGTAAGGGGATGGGGAAATGAGGTGAAAGAGCATGTATCTCGCAGTCTTCCTTTTCAAG TGTTCTCGTCGCAGGCCAGCCCCGAGGAGTCGAGCAGCgatgagagcagcagccagggcagcccggccGTGCGCAAGCGGCGCCCGCGGCGGCGGGGGGTGTCGGGCTCCGAGCCCGAGGgggcggcaccggcaccggccgAGCCCGAGGCGGAGCCGGCCCGGgacgagcagcagcagcagcggcagtTCGGCAGCGGCCTCAACAGGTGCATCGTCCTGGCGCTGGTGATCGCCATCAGCATGGGCTTCGGACACTTCTACG gtAAACCTGAAG GTACAGTGCAGATCCAGAAacggcagcagctggtggcaAAGACACGTGAATTAAAGGATCTGAAAGATGACCTTTACCAGTGCCAACAAGAGCAAGGAGATCAAGTGCACCACAAAGGGGGG tCACTCAAGGGAGATCTTGGCACGTGTTTGACCTTTACTGAGGTGGAGAAGAAATCCTTTgattctcaaaaaaaaagtcttgcgGCAGAAAATCAGCACCTAAGAGAATCTctagagaaagaagaaaaagctttgGCCTCACTTCAGGAAGAATTAAGGAAGCTAAGACAACAAATTAGAAACTTAGAAGATAAAGGTAGTAGCACTGAATCTATTGTAATAGAAAATCAGAAACTAAGGGAGCATTtggaagaggaaaagcaaaggaacaGCAATTTTCTCAGGCAAAAGGAAACACTCTTTGCAGAGGCACAGATGCTAAGGCGAGAACTGGACAAGGAACGTCATGTTACAGAAGCTCTGAAGAAAGAACTGGAACAGTTAAGTTCTCGTCAAACACCTGAGAGtgctgatgatgatgatgatgagacTTTAAGAGAAAATCAAGAAATAGAAACTCTGCGAGGAAGACTGGCAGAACTGGAAAAGAAGCTGAACTTTGAGCAACAACGCTCTGACTTATGGGAGAAGCTGTATGTTGAAGCAAAAGACCAAtctgaaaaacaagaaatttATGAAAGTGGACAGAAGAAAGGTGCTAAAGGGCAAAGTAAGAGTAGAAAGAAATCAAAGGAGACATTTTTTGGTTCAGTGAAAGAAACTTTTGATGCTATGAAAAATTCCACAAAAGAGTTTGTAAGACACCATAAAGAAAAGATTAAGCAGGCTAAAGAAGCAGTgaaagaaaacttgaaaaaattctctgattctgtaaAGTCTACATTCAGACACTTCAAAGATACCACAAAAAACATCTTTGATGAAAAAGAGAAGTCATCAAGTGACAAAAGATATGAGGCAAGCAAGAAAGCTCGAACTTTTTACCGAGACCATAACTCCTACGAGAATCTGAAGCACATGCATTACAGGGGACCTCACATGCCCAAAGAATCCAGAAGTGGAAGGAAACATCATTTTACAACATATGAAAAAGATTCAGATTCCCAGAAATGTCTCAATGATCATTTGTGTAATAGAAAACATCAGTTTGCCCTAAAGGGCTGCTCTGGTATTTTTGAATGTGCTCATCAAGAATTCCTTAGTCTCTTTAACAGAGTTTCAGATCCCATCAGGGTGGATGAATTTAACCGGCTAATGAGAAAGTATTTGCAGCAAGTTGTGCATAACTTTCATCACTGGAGAGAGCTAGAAAATTTCATCAATAAGTTTTTTCATAATGGATTGTTTATACATGACCAGATGCTGTTCACTGATTTTGTTAATGATGTCAAGGATTACCTGGAAGATATGAAGGAATACCAAAGTAATAATGAGAAGGTTTTTGAGGATTTGGACAAATACGTCTACAGATACTACTTCCATTATGATAATTCACCCCAGTATGGACCCAG TCGACCTAAAAGACCTTTTACACAAACTGAGAATTCCAGACATGAAAAACAAGCTCAGAAGTACCAACACCGTAATAAAAGAGAAGGTAAATGGCATAAACATGGTCGCACTAATGGAAGACACATGGCAAATCTTGAAATAGAATTGGGGCAACTACCCTTCGATCCAAAATACTGA
- the CCPG1 gene encoding cell cycle progression protein 1 isoform X4, with protein MSENSSDSDSSCGWTVINHEGSDIETVTSENGSTNDNHEFVSEEYVSLQEEEQAIDEEQAQCNNDEEIPAVDNTLSGFEETQTVPEENKEKVPDDGSCIGTISDDSDIVTLEAPKPEETQSQEEAPADGEEAQSSEDFNMGSSSSSQYAFSHVETVFSSQASPEESSSDESSSQGSPAVRKRRPRRRGVSGSEPEGAAPAPAEPEAEPARDEQQQQRQFGSGLNRCIVLALVIAISMGFGHFYGKPEGTVQIQKRQQLVAKTRELKDLKDDLYQCQQEQGDQVHHKGGSLKGDLGTCLTFTEVEKKSFDSQKKSLAAENQHLRESLEKEEKALASLQEELRKLRQQIRNLEDKGSSTESIVIENQKLREHLEEEKQRNSNFLRQKETLFAEAQMLRRELDKERHVTEALKKELEQLSSRQTPESADDDDDETLRENQEIETLRGRLAELEKKLNFEQQRSDLWEKLYVEAKDQSEKQEIYESGQKKGAKGQSKSRKKSKETFFGSVKETFDAMKNSTKEFVRHHKEKIKQAKEAVKENLKKFSDSVKSTFRHFKDTTKNIFDEKEKSSSDKRYEASKKARTFYRDHNSYENLKHMHYRGPHMPKESRSGRKHHFTTYEKDSDSQKCLNDHLCNRKHQFALKGCSGIFECAHQEFLSLFNRVSDPIRVDEFNRLMRKYLQQVVHNFHHWRELENFINKFFHNGLFIHDQMLFTDFVNDVKDYLEDMKEYQSNNEKVFEDLDKYVYRYYFHYDNSPQYGPSRPKRPFTQTENSRHEKQAQKYQHRNKREGKWHKHGRTNGRHMANLEIELGQLPFDPKY; from the exons atgtctgaaaattCCAGTGACAGTGATTCGTCTTGCGGCTGGACTGTCATCAATCACGAG GGTTCTGACATAGAGACAGTGACCTCGGAAAATGGAAGCACAAATGACAACCATGAGTTTGTTTCAGAAGAATATGTTTCCTTGCAAGAAGAGGAGCAGGCAATTGATGAGGAGCAAG CTCAGTGCAACAATGATGAAGAGATCCCAGCAGTAGATAATACTCTGTCTGGTTTTGAGGAGACTCAGACAGTTCCAGAG gaaaataaagaaaaagttcCTGATGATGGCTCCTGCATTGGAACTATTAGTGATGATTCTGACATTGTTACACTTGAAGCTCCAAAACCAGAAGAAACTCAGAGTCAGGAGGAAGCTCCTGCTGATGGTGAAGAAGCTCAGAGTTCAGAGGATTTTAACATGGGTTCCTCCTCTAGCAGTCAGTATGCATTTTCCCATGTAGAAACTG TGTTCTCGTCGCAGGCCAGCCCCGAGGAGTCGAGCAGCgatgagagcagcagccagggcagcccggccGTGCGCAAGCGGCGCCCGCGGCGGCGGGGGGTGTCGGGCTCCGAGCCCGAGGgggcggcaccggcaccggccgAGCCCGAGGCGGAGCCGGCCCGGgacgagcagcagcagcagcggcagtTCGGCAGCGGCCTCAACAGGTGCATCGTCCTGGCGCTGGTGATCGCCATCAGCATGGGCTTCGGACACTTCTACG gtAAACCTGAAG GTACAGTGCAGATCCAGAAacggcagcagctggtggcaAAGACACGTGAATTAAAGGATCTGAAAGATGACCTTTACCAGTGCCAACAAGAGCAAGGAGATCAAGTGCACCACAAAGGGGGG tCACTCAAGGGAGATCTTGGCACGTGTTTGACCTTTACTGAGGTGGAGAAGAAATCCTTTgattctcaaaaaaaaagtcttgcgGCAGAAAATCAGCACCTAAGAGAATCTctagagaaagaagaaaaagctttgGCCTCACTTCAGGAAGAATTAAGGAAGCTAAGACAACAAATTAGAAACTTAGAAGATAAAGGTAGTAGCACTGAATCTATTGTAATAGAAAATCAGAAACTAAGGGAGCATTtggaagaggaaaagcaaaggaacaGCAATTTTCTCAGGCAAAAGGAAACACTCTTTGCAGAGGCACAGATGCTAAGGCGAGAACTGGACAAGGAACGTCATGTTACAGAAGCTCTGAAGAAAGAACTGGAACAGTTAAGTTCTCGTCAAACACCTGAGAGtgctgatgatgatgatgatgagacTTTAAGAGAAAATCAAGAAATAGAAACTCTGCGAGGAAGACTGGCAGAACTGGAAAAGAAGCTGAACTTTGAGCAACAACGCTCTGACTTATGGGAGAAGCTGTATGTTGAAGCAAAAGACCAAtctgaaaaacaagaaatttATGAAAGTGGACAGAAGAAAGGTGCTAAAGGGCAAAGTAAGAGTAGAAAGAAATCAAAGGAGACATTTTTTGGTTCAGTGAAAGAAACTTTTGATGCTATGAAAAATTCCACAAAAGAGTTTGTAAGACACCATAAAGAAAAGATTAAGCAGGCTAAAGAAGCAGTgaaagaaaacttgaaaaaattctctgattctgtaaAGTCTACATTCAGACACTTCAAAGATACCACAAAAAACATCTTTGATGAAAAAGAGAAGTCATCAAGTGACAAAAGATATGAGGCAAGCAAGAAAGCTCGAACTTTTTACCGAGACCATAACTCCTACGAGAATCTGAAGCACATGCATTACAGGGGACCTCACATGCCCAAAGAATCCAGAAGTGGAAGGAAACATCATTTTACAACATATGAAAAAGATTCAGATTCCCAGAAATGTCTCAATGATCATTTGTGTAATAGAAAACATCAGTTTGCCCTAAAGGGCTGCTCTGGTATTTTTGAATGTGCTCATCAAGAATTCCTTAGTCTCTTTAACAGAGTTTCAGATCCCATCAGGGTGGATGAATTTAACCGGCTAATGAGAAAGTATTTGCAGCAAGTTGTGCATAACTTTCATCACTGGAGAGAGCTAGAAAATTTCATCAATAAGTTTTTTCATAATGGATTGTTTATACATGACCAGATGCTGTTCACTGATTTTGTTAATGATGTCAAGGATTACCTGGAAGATATGAAGGAATACCAAAGTAATAATGAGAAGGTTTTTGAGGATTTGGACAAATACGTCTACAGATACTACTTCCATTATGATAATTCACCCCAGTATGGACCCAG TCGACCTAAAAGACCTTTTACACAAACTGAGAATTCCAGACATGAAAAACAAGCTCAGAAGTACCAACACCGTAATAAAAGAGAAGGTAAATGGCATAAACATGGTCGCACTAATGGAAGACACATGGCAAATCTTGAAATAGAATTGGGGCAACTACCCTTCGATCCAAAATACTGA
- the CCPG1 gene encoding cell cycle progression protein 1 isoform X5 — protein sequence MSENSSDSDSSCGWTVINHEGSDIETVTSENGSTNDNHEFVSEEYVSLQEEEQAIDEEQAQCNNDEEIPAVDNTLSGFEETQTVPEENKEKVPDDGSCIGTISDDSDIVTLEAPKPEETQSQEEAPADGEEAQSSEDFNMGSSSSSQYAFSHVETVFSSQASPEESSSDESSSQGSPAVRKRRPRRRGVSGSEPEGAAPAPAEPEAEPARDEQQQQRQFGSGLNRCIVLALVIAISMGFGHFYGTVQIQKRQQLVAKTRELKDLKDDLYQCQQEQGDQVHHKGGSLKGDLGTCLTFTEVEKKSFDSQKKSLAAENQHLRESLEKEEKALASLQEELRKLRQQIRNLEDKGSSTESIVIENQKLREHLEEEKQRNSNFLRQKETLFAEAQMLRRELDKERHVTEALKKELEQLSSRQTPESADDDDDETLRENQEIETLRGRLAELEKKLNFEQQRSDLWEKLYVEAKDQSEKQEIYESGQKKGAKGQSKSRKKSKETFFGSVKETFDAMKNSTKEFVRHHKEKIKQAKEAVKENLKKFSDSVKSTFRHFKDTTKNIFDEKEKSSSDKRYEASKKARTFYRDHNSYENLKHMHYRGPHMPKESRSGRKHHFTTYEKDSDSQKCLNDHLCNRKHQFALKGCSGIFECAHQEFLSLFNRVSDPIRVDEFNRLMRKYLQQVVHNFHHWRELENFINKFFHNGLFIHDQMLFTDFVNDVKDYLEDMKEYQSNNEKVFEDLDKYVYRYYFHYDNSPQYGPSRPKRPFTQTENSRHEKQAQKYQHRNKREGKWHKHGRTNGRHMANLEIELGQLPFDPKY from the exons atgtctgaaaattCCAGTGACAGTGATTCGTCTTGCGGCTGGACTGTCATCAATCACGAG GGTTCTGACATAGAGACAGTGACCTCGGAAAATGGAAGCACAAATGACAACCATGAGTTTGTTTCAGAAGAATATGTTTCCTTGCAAGAAGAGGAGCAGGCAATTGATGAGGAGCAAG CTCAGTGCAACAATGATGAAGAGATCCCAGCAGTAGATAATACTCTGTCTGGTTTTGAGGAGACTCAGACAGTTCCAGAG gaaaataaagaaaaagttcCTGATGATGGCTCCTGCATTGGAACTATTAGTGATGATTCTGACATTGTTACACTTGAAGCTCCAAAACCAGAAGAAACTCAGAGTCAGGAGGAAGCTCCTGCTGATGGTGAAGAAGCTCAGAGTTCAGAGGATTTTAACATGGGTTCCTCCTCTAGCAGTCAGTATGCATTTTCCCATGTAGAAACTG TGTTCTCGTCGCAGGCCAGCCCCGAGGAGTCGAGCAGCgatgagagcagcagccagggcagcccggccGTGCGCAAGCGGCGCCCGCGGCGGCGGGGGGTGTCGGGCTCCGAGCCCGAGGgggcggcaccggcaccggccgAGCCCGAGGCGGAGCCGGCCCGGgacgagcagcagcagcagcggcagtTCGGCAGCGGCCTCAACAGGTGCATCGTCCTGGCGCTGGTGATCGCCATCAGCATGGGCTTCGGACACTTCTACG GTACAGTGCAGATCCAGAAacggcagcagctggtggcaAAGACACGTGAATTAAAGGATCTGAAAGATGACCTTTACCAGTGCCAACAAGAGCAAGGAGATCAAGTGCACCACAAAGGGGGG tCACTCAAGGGAGATCTTGGCACGTGTTTGACCTTTACTGAGGTGGAGAAGAAATCCTTTgattctcaaaaaaaaagtcttgcgGCAGAAAATCAGCACCTAAGAGAATCTctagagaaagaagaaaaagctttgGCCTCACTTCAGGAAGAATTAAGGAAGCTAAGACAACAAATTAGAAACTTAGAAGATAAAGGTAGTAGCACTGAATCTATTGTAATAGAAAATCAGAAACTAAGGGAGCATTtggaagaggaaaagcaaaggaacaGCAATTTTCTCAGGCAAAAGGAAACACTCTTTGCAGAGGCACAGATGCTAAGGCGAGAACTGGACAAGGAACGTCATGTTACAGAAGCTCTGAAGAAAGAACTGGAACAGTTAAGTTCTCGTCAAACACCTGAGAGtgctgatgatgatgatgatgagacTTTAAGAGAAAATCAAGAAATAGAAACTCTGCGAGGAAGACTGGCAGAACTGGAAAAGAAGCTGAACTTTGAGCAACAACGCTCTGACTTATGGGAGAAGCTGTATGTTGAAGCAAAAGACCAAtctgaaaaacaagaaatttATGAAAGTGGACAGAAGAAAGGTGCTAAAGGGCAAAGTAAGAGTAGAAAGAAATCAAAGGAGACATTTTTTGGTTCAGTGAAAGAAACTTTTGATGCTATGAAAAATTCCACAAAAGAGTTTGTAAGACACCATAAAGAAAAGATTAAGCAGGCTAAAGAAGCAGTgaaagaaaacttgaaaaaattctctgattctgtaaAGTCTACATTCAGACACTTCAAAGATACCACAAAAAACATCTTTGATGAAAAAGAGAAGTCATCAAGTGACAAAAGATATGAGGCAAGCAAGAAAGCTCGAACTTTTTACCGAGACCATAACTCCTACGAGAATCTGAAGCACATGCATTACAGGGGACCTCACATGCCCAAAGAATCCAGAAGTGGAAGGAAACATCATTTTACAACATATGAAAAAGATTCAGATTCCCAGAAATGTCTCAATGATCATTTGTGTAATAGAAAACATCAGTTTGCCCTAAAGGGCTGCTCTGGTATTTTTGAATGTGCTCATCAAGAATTCCTTAGTCTCTTTAACAGAGTTTCAGATCCCATCAGGGTGGATGAATTTAACCGGCTAATGAGAAAGTATTTGCAGCAAGTTGTGCATAACTTTCATCACTGGAGAGAGCTAGAAAATTTCATCAATAAGTTTTTTCATAATGGATTGTTTATACATGACCAGATGCTGTTCACTGATTTTGTTAATGATGTCAAGGATTACCTGGAAGATATGAAGGAATACCAAAGTAATAATGAGAAGGTTTTTGAGGATTTGGACAAATACGTCTACAGATACTACTTCCATTATGATAATTCACCCCAGTATGGACCCAG TCGACCTAAAAGACCTTTTACACAAACTGAGAATTCCAGACATGAAAAACAAGCTCAGAAGTACCAACACCGTAATAAAAGAGAAGGTAAATGGCATAAACATGGTCGCACTAATGGAAGACACATGGCAAATCTTGAAATAGAATTGGGGCAACTACCCTTCGATCCAAAATACTGA